The Sander lucioperca isolate FBNREF2018 chromosome 4, SLUC_FBN_1.2, whole genome shotgun sequence DNA segment CAAAAGGACTAGTGACCGTGGTTTACCCAGCAGGGGTGTCTGACAGCCAACTAGAGGCACAACGTAAGGTAAGAGCCTCAGACCCAGATTCTTTAAAATCCCAAACAAAAAGGCAGTTAGTTAAAAGCATAGCATTTTCTTTGCTTAACTCCTGATTTATgttcatttttaacattttatccATTGTATTGTTCACAAAACTCTGTCTAAGTAGGAGCTGCATCAACAGTTTGAGCTACCAAATGACTGGCCCTATTTTAGAAGAGCCACTGCTTACCACTTTCCCAATGAGCCTTACAAAGATGGTTACCTCCGAAACCCTCATCTGGTCCTCACACATCCATCCCTGGACAACGGAAAGGTGCGGCTAATCACCAAATTAAAGTCTGTCACACTCTATCTCCTCTTTTGAAGATGGATGCGGAGACCTAACCTTGATTTATCTTCTCTTATGTGTGTATCTTTTCTCAAGGTGTACTCGGTCCAGGGGATCTACAGCTATCGCCACTACATGCAGGACCATATGGATGACAATGGCTGGGGCTGTGCTTATCGCTCCCTCCAGACCATCTGCTCCTGGTTCCAGCAGCAAGGCTACGTAGAGCGGGCCGTGCCAACTCACAAGGAGATTCAACAGGTACAGTTAGCGGTCCTACGAATCACATACTAAATATAAACTATCACAATACAATAGAAATGTTCAAGTGACTGCTTTTAATGGGCTCTCACCTTCCCAGGCTTTAGTGGATGTCGGAGACAAACAGGCATCCTTTGTTGGATCACGCCAGTGGATCGGATCCATTGAGGTTCAGGCTGTTCTAAACCAGCTGCTTGGGGTCACTTCCAAGATCATGTTTGTGAGGTGTGTTATGTCACGCCTTTGGATAGCAACTTGTGTGACGATGTGCTGCATGTACATATTATTTGGATTCATCTAATTATACATGTTTGTGCTAATTAGTCAAGGTTCTGACTTGGCATCCAAAGGCAGAGAACTGGCCAACCACTTCCTTACTGAAGGGACTCCCATCATGATTGGTAAGCTGGAagtcttaacttttttttagaaCTGTTCCTAAACAAGCATTTGGGCctttaattaaacttaaacaggtTACACAAACTTTAAAACCCATGGTTTCCACGGGTGCTTGAAATACTTGaaagtttgtgtatttgagggGGGGAAATTAAGGCCTTGAAGGTTTTTGAAAATAGGCATATATCAGACATGAGTCATTAAAAGTACTtgaatttatatattttgtgcAAATATAGAAATTGAAGTtcttttgaaattttttttacttaacgTTAGTACATAGGCTACATTTcgctgtctgcatgtgtgtctaaCTAGCGTAAATCTTAATTCCTCATCACAAACACAGCCTTGGTAAAATCATGGTAAAGGTATCTTTTCACGTTACTTTTTCCTGTGTTGCAGGAGGGGGAGTTTTAGCTCACACTATTCTAGGTGTGGCATGGAGTGAGACCACCGGGCAGATCCGCTATCTCATCCTAGATCCACATTACACAGGAGCAGAGGACTTACAAGTTATCACAGACAAGGTAACAGCATCTACACTGGCTGCATGTCTCTCTCTAAAGTGCCCTTTTCACGCCCTGTGCAGTGTTGAATATGGTATGTATGTTATCGTTCCCAGGGCTGGTGTGGTTGGAAAGGACCAGATTTTTGGGATCAAACTGCGTATTATAATCTGTGTCTGCCTCAGAGGCCAAAGGTCATCTAATCTCTCACAGCCTTTCAGACGGACATCATCTGAGATTGGTAACGCAGCCGCAAAACTTTGGAGTGACACTATGACCTTTGTTTATGTGTCCAGCATTGCTTATTTCTGTAATGATGTTAAATTCTTGTAATTAACGTTTTAGATTTTGGTCAAGTGCTACATAATCTATTGTTTTAGCAACAAAGGCATAACTAGAGATTGATGTAATTTGGTATTGAAAAGAGAAATTATTTATATCATGTACTGTACtttttcattatttaataaGACAGAGGCTCGTGAAAAATGTATACTAAATAGGCTCATTTCATTCGGAAATACAGTTCATCAAGGTCAACAGAGTTTTATCATTGCTTTGTGTTACCAGTAGACAAATTGCTGATTGTACAAATAATTaaactatacagtatattttgtcCTAAATGTTTCTTTGTTCCTTATTCAAATCTTTTTTAAGTTACAGAGCTGAactgattagttgattaatatATTAGCTGATGAACAGCTAATctattataaatataaatatactatacatatattaatcgttttggccattttttaagcaaaaaaatgccaaatattctGAGGATTTGATAATTTTACATTGCGAATTATAATGGGCCTTTTTCACAatgttatgacattttatagacaataaaataatagttAGTTGCATCCCTATTACAGACTACCAAATAACACAAGCCATTATtgttttgtattcatttgtAAACAAATCTATACTCATTCATATGCATTCTGTATTATATATACATTTGCTAGTGAATACAGTGACATTAGACTTATCATCATTTAGCTTTGGACCCCCTAGAAACATTTAAAGTCCATTAAATGTCCTTGGTCCCACTCTGAGAACTACTAGTATAGAGAAGAAGCTGTGCTTGAATGCAGCCTGTCTGACACAGCTCATTATTGAAAAGCAATCACGGCGTGTAATTGAGTTTTCACAACCAGTCGGTTGTCCAAGTCAAATGGATGATTTTCTCTTCTCACCAGTAGGCATAAATGTTGAGTTTTCTTAAAAGTTTTTAGAGCTATGACCGGACGGTTTATTTTGCAGAAACTTTTTGATACTCTTTGTGATTTCTTCTCCATGGGTGTATTGTGTTAGTTTTGGACAACCACAGAAATAACCCCCATCCACTCCTCATCTCTACCCATTCTGCATAGGCATGTAAATTCTACAACAGTGACCAGACACAGGTTTATACGATAGATTCACCCAAGTCCTATTGTCCTAGGACATTGGCATTTCACTGGTGTTTGTCATTTCTAGGTCTAACAATGTCATTAAGAGAAAACCCGTGACAAATTATAATGTCAGGGGACGCGCCTTCACATAATCCCCTTTCTTGTTAATGGGTATGCACTAGGGAGAGCAGTTACTTTGGCATAATATATCACCGAGGAAAACTAAATGACCTCTGGTCTTTTCCTCTACTGGTTCTGATTCTTGATATGTTTTAGTAGTTtaaacttttagctaaataaaAGGCAAATCACTGCATTATTATTAAGCTGCTCAAGAGCCAAATGTCTGTCACCCAAGAattagtcaaaaaaaaaaaagaaatttgcttacaacacaaacagacaaacacaatataatatgaatcagaatcaggtgTAATTGCCATGTAGGTtttcacatacaaggaatttgttttggtgcatACCAATAAACATAGTAAGAGGAATAAAAAGCAAAATTATTGCACAAGTCAGGaaacttaaattaaaaaaaatgaaaccataCTATACAATAAAAAACGTACAAAATATCTGTTTTAAAATAGAAGAGCAAATTTTAATGTAGCAGTCCCGTCTCGCATTGACAGACCAAATGTAACAGTTGACGCACGACACTTACTGCTCTGCATCAGAGCAGCCGTTGCCAGGAAGTGACGTTGCCTAGTTACTAGGCTCCATGTCAAGCTGACAGCCGCCAGCTGTAGCCCGCtaacaaaaaaattgtttttaatgtaactgCGTTTCATTTACTTGTCTTCTCAACGGAACACATCCTCTCTAAAGAAGTAAATGCAACTGTAACGTGTGACCCTTCACAAGGTAAGATATTGTTGTCATacagctaaagttagctaaccTAAACGTACATAGTTGGACTGAGTTAGCTAGCATACtttagttagctagctatcgtcATCAAGTGTGTGTTCTAGGTTTAAAGGATGCCTTAACTTCATGGTGGGTAAAAGGTTGGAAAGTACCGTTACCATAGCTTGTCTGTCCAAATATCTTGCTAAATTTgattaagctaacgttacagacacTGCTAGCTACATTTAGATAtatttgttcttttgttttgttatttaattatCTTTTGGATAAAATACACCATGGAGGGACAATGCATGCTAATGTGTTTGTAGGTTTTGTCTCCTTAACTACAAATCATGTGCAATATTTATGGTTTGTCATTGTCAATTAATTTGCGAAATCTTGAAACCTGCTTGAGATGTGTATTCCATCACagacaatgtttttttccaatGCTAGTGCTACAttcatagatatagaacaatatctATGGCTACATTATTGTCAAGTATGCATAAGTGCAGCTCTAAAAGTCTTAACTGACATCTCACAGCAGTAATGTCACAAAAATGAATGCAGACTTGATTTTCTCTCTGGATGGGTTACACAACTTAAGCAAGTTTCAAGAGTATGCTCACTGATTTTCATGTTGTATGGAACTGAATTGAACCCAATGGATGCAGTGGAGTGGTAGAAAGAAATGCAATCTATTAGACACAACAGCATGGCATGGTTTAAACATGAAAAACCACTGCACTGTTCTTTAACTTTTAAATAATCTAACGTCTTAATCTTACACTGCCTTACAGGTTCATTGTGTTAGGAAGACTGCCATGTTTAGCCCCGGGGAGCTAGAAGGTGAAGTGGATCATTCGTTTTTCGACAGTGACTGTGATGATAGCAGCAGAGATGGAGGGGAACAGCTGGAGAAAAGTTTGAAGGCTGAAAAGGAGAGCCCACCAGCACATGAGAGCCTTCATGCAAAACAGactgaaaatacaaaaagtGGCTGGTCCCTGAGAACTGATGGGACCAAAAAAAACCTGAAGCCAGTCAGCAACAGAGCAGAAAGGAAGGAGAACAGCTGTCAGTCaaaggaagaagagaagagcAGGCAGTCTGCTGTATCATCTGTTGCCTGTACATCAGATAAAGCCATCAATAATAGCAGTGATAGTGAGGAAGACTCTAGTTTGCGCTCTAAAAGGCCCAAGGGAACGTTTATGGCTTCGTTGGCTGAGGCCAGAGAGGTAGATAATAAGGATATGTACAGCCAGAGTCCAAATGAGTCTGAAGAAGAAGCATTGCCATCCAaactccctggcttgaaaggaAGAAATAAACAATCTCCCAAAAAACTGATAAGAAATCGGGGCACCCGAAGTCCATCCCCCACTTCAACCGAGAGCAGCGTAGACATAGACTCAGAGAGCTCCTCTAGCAGTAGCAATGGGAGAAGCAGTTTAGAATCCCCCACCTTTCCCAGGCCCAACAAACCTTCTGTATCCCCTGGTGGGAGAGGGACTCGAGTGGGCTCAGCAGAATCTCAGGATGTGCCTATCGGCCGTACAGAGGAGTCAGAAGACACAGTGACAGATGTAAGCCCCCTCTCATCTCCTGACTTCAGCCCTCTCCAGTCGTTGGACCTGAACCACACAGAGGCCGAAGAGGGAAGCCttaaagagcagcagcagcaggagagagTGCCCTCCAGTGGCCTTAGCGACATGCATCAAGACGTGGACTCAGACCAGGATGTAGATGAGTGTGAGTAAACTTGTGCCTTTCTTGTCTGTCAGGTATGTTTGCTATGCTCTTTGCTTAATATCAATGGTTCCCAACCTATTTGGCTTGTGAACCCTTAAAATTAGCAATATCTACCTGTGACGCACCTCATCACAAGTTAGGGCCTAGTGTGTGGACATTAGTTTTGAGCAGTTCACAGAGAGTGAATATTCATTCTCATATCGTTTGATTTGGAGGAGTTTAAAAGACTGAAGAGGTAGGCCTATTAATGACtttacaagaaaaaaatatattaaaggaaAGTCAGACGTTGTGACCCTTAGATGGGGAACCAGTGATCTCTACTGTAAATCTGCTAATTTAGATTTGAGTGTGGTTAGATTTTATGTTATTATGAATCGTCTTGTTCACATGCCCCATCCACAGGGACTTATAAGACACCAGAAATACATTTGCAGTGGTGAAACATTTGTCAGACAAGAACATAACTTCTTACATTtaacataatataacataacattGCAAACAAAGAACTTTGTCCTCTGTCCCAAAGTCAACAAATAAAAAcctgccagaaaaaaaaaaaggttcccttgctaaaacacaactcaagttttttttttataatcatcCATCCAGAAGAACTTATAACGAATGACGGACATTTAACAAAAGAAAGTAGCCCTTAAAACATCATATAATcggcaaaaaaaacatgaaatcgaCCTCATCTTCAATCTCACCTAAATAACAAACACGTAACGTTTGCTTATTCTCTTCAGGCATTAAACTACCTGTATCTATAGCTAATGGTAATCTATCTGAACACTACTGTGCACACAGAGAGTTTTGAGTTTTAGTTGAATTCACATAAGACTCTAAACTGTAGTTCCTGAATATGTTCGTAATTTAGATTTgtccttttcacaaatcaggcTCGCTCAGTTCAGAGAGTCAGCTTGGAGGTAAACTGGTCTTCCACTGTCCTGGAGGGAGAAACAGGAAGAACTACTCGTTCACCAACGCTGAGGTCCGACGCATAGATCGTGAGAACCAGCGACTTCTTCGGGAGCTTTCGCGCCATTCACCAGGGCCCAGACCAGGAAGTACAGCGAGGAAAACAAGCTATGTGGCCCAcaagtcgccttttagtcgcctctCTCACAGCGCACTCAACAGGCAGCGGGAACAGCAACGCATCGAGAGGGAGAACCTGGTGAGTTTTGTCTCTTGTGTGGATTGATACTCAATTTAATATAAACACTGACTGAACcctaaacattaatatgaacaCGGGTATTCCTGtcactctatttttttcttttctttttgattttCAAGGTATTCAGTGCCCTTTAAAATAAAGTTAGATATTTTGCTTTATGTCTGTGGTGTTATTGATGTAATGCACACAATGTTACAATCTGCACCTCTTCAAAATTACATCAgaattgttttttctttgatTCTCAGAGTCTAGGTAAGTAGCATATAATCttaaaattagggctgggcaatatatcgatatcgtgataacagactagatattgtcttataTTGGATATCAtcatatcgtgatatgacataagtgttgtcttttactggttttaaaggctgcattacagtaaagtgatatcattttctgaacttaccagactgttctagctcttctattatttgccttttccccacttagacattatgtccacattactgatgattatttatctataatctaagtgtgaagatattttgttaaagcatcAATTGTCAACACTAGATCATCGCCGCAATatcaatatcgaggtatttggtcaagaatatcgtgatatctgattttctccatatcgcccagctctacttaaAATAAATTTTATTCCTATGTCTGTCTTTACATTGACATATAAACAAAGGCAAATTAATCTTGAAACAAATCTGTGATGGTacattttcaaaactctaaAATTAAACAAACTAGCTAAAGTAATTCATTTGAGCATCAGGTAGTAGGGGATATTGGTGCTGCTGTGTCTCTAGAAAGAAATGTCAGATTTCTCATTTTTGTACATCTAACTAAACTGATACGTAGCTGCTGTTGGCTCTTTGAATGTTTTTCATCTCTGGGTTAACTTCTGTCAATGAGAATATACTGTttgagttcttttttttttaattgttccaTTCCAATAACACCATGCTTTCATCTCTGTTAAAGTACATATTTTCATAAAattaactcacacacacatgcacaaacaggacctaTACACATGCATTATGTATAGAGAAATGTCAAAACGAGAAGGctggcgccccgagcagttgggggggtTTGGtaccttgctcaagggcacctcgccacacactccgtacttggtccgtacagggacttgaaccagaGACTCTGCATTTAAATGTTCTTGTAATTTCTTCTAAACTATTGTAGAAGCAGAAAGATAAACGTTTTCTGGAAGAATCTGCAGGTGAGGTAGTTTACGTCATCAGTCACAATTGTCATAATGATACAATTGATTAACATCTTTTTGTAACTTAAGCCTGTGGTTTTCTGCAGTTTAATCGCTTATTATTTGAATAGATATTTGCCTCCTGAAGTTTACATTCATTTAAGGATACTAGTTATTTGGGTTGAGTTTGTGTCAGACTAAGACCACCCCTAAAAGCAGACACAGATGGACTTGGACAGATGGCAGCATGTGACACGAGCATTGCCACGGAGTGACATTATAAGACAGTTCAGCCTTTGCAGCTTTGGCCTCTCACCCCATATATTAACTCTGGATGACGACTTTGTGATAGAAGCGAACAAAAAGcagcgtttaaaaaaagattcagaAAATGATAATAGGCAGCCAGCAGAGTGTTATTGTCTCCTCTGACTAATGAAAACTTGCATTTTCTTCACCAGTATTGTCACATGTTTCTCATTATTGCTGATTAGAGATCGTACATTAATGCTGATTGATGTTTTTATCAGAGATATGGTCCAGTCATTTTCAGGACAGACTGTTCTCTCTCTTGCGTCCATCTCTCTACGCTGTAATTAGTGCTCCACGCCTTCTCTATTCTTAGAGTGAAGTAATTGAATCTGCCGTGTGCTGCTGAGTGTTTCCACCCCACACAGCACACATGTAAGACACCCCGTTTGCCCTGCACAAGTAAAACTACTTCTATGTATTTCAAGATTGGCCACGATATATCTTCATTTTCTATCAAATAAGTGATATTAATACAGAGGGCTAGATTTAGTTTGAAGAGTTTGAAATTATTCATATATTGGCAATGCAGTAGGTGAGCAGTCTGAATGCATTTAGAAGCCTTTAGTGCCTTTATGACCTCCGGTGGACTTTCTTAACTTTAGAAAAACAGTCTCTTGACTGTTGAGCTTTTTGCTGGTTGCATTGCTTCATGTAGAGTTTTTGCTCAGTGAGGGATTTTTTGCACAGCATGCATGTGGGAGTGGGGCTGCATGTATGACATTCAGCCACTTGCCTACACTGTTTTGCCTCGTGCTGTTTGGTTGTGTCTAAGCACCagatatttttctgttttcataaTTTAATTTGGAAATGTTCTTTATTTCTGAGtcaaatatttgtttattttctgaatgatacaaacactttttaaatgttatatgTTTATATTATATGTTGTGAGCTCAGTGAATGAAATGCTAGAAAAGCAGTTTATAAAACCACTTCTGCTGTATTTTTAGTTTCTTATGGCTGAATTCTGGCATAACACTCTCCGAGGCACTGATGTTTTTAAGAGCATATATATGAATCACCTTTATATTCAAAGTGATGTATAACTTTCACAAGCATTTGACACtaacgttgtgtgtgtgtgtgtgtgtgtgtgtgtgtgtgtgtgtatgtatgtatattttgtgtatatatatatatatgcccaCATCTTTCCAAGGTGAACCTGACTGATATCCTGGAAATTCACATGGTAAACCTGGAGGTTTTAACAGTTTGCCTGGACAATTAGCATTCACAGTATATTTTTGAATCGCTACTTACTAGGTCAACAATGTCATTGCGTTTCTTTCAGGCTCTCCTGAAAAGGCTGGAGTCTGTCAAGCCTACACCTGGCCTAAAGCGTTCAGAACAACTGGAAGACTACCAGCGTCACATTGGATATGCCGGAGCTCCTTCATACTCTGTCTGTATGTCCACCGCCAAAAAAGAGAGGTCTACCAGCAAGACACCCTCAGGTAGGTAACTTGGGTCTAGAGCTTCCAGCTTTTACTGTGTTGAAAATGTGTTATGTACCCTAAACTGTATAACAACATGGTGATTGAGTAGCTCATACAACATCCTCAGCCAAACAGATAGGAAGACTGTTTAAATAACAACAAGGTGCCTTCTTGGTCATATTAAGACTATCTCTTCAACCTCTTAGGTagtatttaatatatatactgACAAACCACAGTATCAGGAAATGTGGATAATCACTTTAAGACGATCCCACTTGTGAGGTTGCTGCACACAGTGAGAGCACCTGTGCTGCCAACCCTAACTGAGTGTTTTGATCCCACAAGAGCAGTTTGACGCCAGCAGAAGTGTGTGTAGTTACTTTGTAGCAGCCTGATGTTGTTCGCATGTGATGATTTAATCAAGGGAGGATCAGCATGTGGCACTGCGCTGCTCTTCTCAAATTGAAGGCTGCAAATTTACCACACATGTCTTGAGCTGCTGCCGTCAGATGGCTGCAGAAATTAAATTAACAGAAGAAGCCTTTTATACAGTAAAAAGCAGCTGTGGATGACTGATGCTGGTAAGAATCACCCATTAATTTATACATAAGTAATGACGCATTTTCTGATGTTCTTCTTGTCATagcaacattttttagtttatttaaatgtgtgtgtgtgtgtgtgttatggccTGTTATAGttgaaacattaaaatattaaaagtaagatgtattttgatgtattttctttttctcttttattttctaGAAATTCAAAAGGTACATTCAGTTTCTGATTTTATTATGGAACAGTAAATCTGAAATCAGAAAATATCTCTCTGTTGTTCACACCAGCAGGTCCCAGGATGGCCAGTTCTGCCCACCACAGCTCCAGAGCAGTTTCCACCACCACTGACTCTGGGAAAACACCCGTACCCAGGTCAAAAAACAACTAAGTGCACCCAACCAGCCTGGTGCTGAGAACTATGCCAGATATCTGATCTACAAAGAAGCACATCGCTGGTTCCCTTTAGTGATACTGTATCTGTTGGTATCCATTCATCACAAAAGATTTTGTTTCAAAGGTACTAATCTTAAAGAATCTCTTTTTTCCCACATGTATGGGTTCACCATACCTTTAGTTCACTTAATCAACTATTCAGTGATTTGTGTTGTGCTGCTTATCAATTATAAAGAAGAAGGActttttccccatttttttATGCTGAAATAAAGCAAATTGTGCTAGGAGCTCTGAACTATTGTAATGCATTTGAGTAGTTGTGGCTTTTGAGTACTGCAGTAACTCTTTACGACAGTTAGCtagctgtattttttttttttttttttttaagattattcttggggcattttcggcccttattttgataggacagctgaagacatgaaaggggagagagaggggggaatgacatgcagcaaagggccgcaggtcggagtcgaacccggccccgctgcgttgaggagtaaacctctatatatgggcgcccgctgtaccaactgagctatccgggcgcccagcTAGCTGTATTTTTGTAAGAAATATGTCCTATATGTCAACAGCCGTGTTGAAATAACAATTCATTGTTTCAGTGAGTGACGTTTCCATTATATGtgcaatgtttttgtttgcCCCCTTTTCTCATATTTGTACAATTGACGATGCGCTAGAGAGTTATgtttttaaacaattaaaaatatatatttgaaatattATTTGGGTGTTTTGTTTATTCTGTTGCTTATAAAGTAAAGCTGCTGGTTCCAGCAGTTTGCTATTTTACAACTTTAAAGAGCGCAATGGTGgaaagaattttttttctaaTCCCTTCTAAAACATACTTGTACCAATTGAGCACATGCTACAATTGGTACAAACAATAGCTTTATTGGTTAGGGGAGTGGTTGTACATGAAACTACTCAATATATTTCTGTGGTACTTGAATATTTTacacattattttattataggTTCTTTACAAAACCAAAAATGCTGTGGTACAAACCTCTCAGCTACTTTATGGTTGATATCATATGCTTGATATTGGTTGTCAACAGTGCAGACGACAGATCTTTACCAAGAAATCTACCACAAGTGAAAATCAGGGTACAGTTACTGGATGTTTTCCAATATAAAGATTGTGGATATTTTGGCAGAATCCTAATTACTGTATTTTAACTGCATGTGttcttaatattttttttactgaagacatttgacatgtcacagtaggaaaagcaggtgtgaaaaatacatttttgtcttACAATGAGTCAAAAggtctgctgtaaaaaaaaaaaaaaaaaacaagaaacaaaaggCCTATTTAACTGCAGATGACATGTTGCCACTACAACAGAACATGCATCCAAAATAATGAACTATGAGATTAATACATCTTTATTCTTAATAAAATAATGTGTGAAGTGGGATACATGGGTCAGAGTGTTCACAACATAACACATGGGCCTTAGCAACTGCTGTACAAACTTGACTCTGATATATGACAGGTAGTGACATCATCTTTTGCATCATCACAACATCTCCACTGAAACACTGGCTTAAAAGACTGTTTGTGCGTTGTAGATGGGATATATACAGATTTATGAGGAGGCATGTTAACCCAGGTTAAGTATACATACCTACCTGTACATGCCCACATTGTAATTCACCACAAGCTGTTATCACTCTATCGCAATAATTAAGACTTAAACCAAGTGAAGGGTTTCCTTGGGGACTGGGAGATTAGAAAGTTTATTATGTGTACTTCTTGATCTCGTCGTACAGCACCAACACAAAGGCACCACCCATGCCTCTGATCACGTTGGACCAGGCACCCTTGAAGAAGGCTTTTCCTCCCTCATCCTTAAGGAT contains these protein-coding regions:
- the ufsp2 gene encoding ufm1-specific protease 2 translates to MVVTVSQSFDTGTILRVRGPLEFKCQLDRTDALLIRKCISTTFETLHSQVKSESCVLTICDSPVIIWPNRGVYATPEEISPNTLCEDIHQWIQTDEQESAGKRSAKKKSKKSSAVSVINLRLMMEATKTGPLSAPILSKTVQKSHFLSTALPIDCVVRTTCNNTIKDAFERLLEALTHQLCEMEKVILQHMKGTTLLVPEPLHFLLPEPKGLVTVVYPAGVSDSQLEAQRKELHQQFELPNDWPYFRRATAYHFPNEPYKDGYLRNPHLVLTHPSLDNGKVYSVQGIYSYRHYMQDHMDDNGWGCAYRSLQTICSWFQQQGYVERAVPTHKEIQQALVDVGDKQASFVGSRQWIGSIEVQAVLNQLLGVTSKIMFVSQGSDLASKGRELANHFLTEGTPIMIGGGVLAHTILGVAWSETTGQIRYLILDPHYTGAEDLQVITDKGWCGWKGPDFWDQTAYYNLCLPQRPKVI
- the cfap97 gene encoding cilia- and flagella-associated protein 97 isoform X2, which gives rise to MFSPGELEGEVDHSFFDSDCDDSSRDGGEQLEKSLKAEKESPPAHESLHAKQTENTKSGWSLRTDGTKKNLKPVSNRAERKENSCQSKEEEKSRQSAVSSVACTSDKAINNSSDSEEDSSLRSKRPKGTFMASLAEAREVDNKDMYSQSPNESEEEALPSKLPGLKGRNKQSPKKLIRNRGTRSPSPTSTESSVDIDSESSSSSSNGRSSLESPTFPRPNKPSVSPGGRGTRVGSAESQDVPIGRTEESEDTVTDVSPLSSPDFSPLQSLDLNHTEAEEGSLKEQQQQERVPSSGLSDMHQDVDSDQDVDECSLSSESQLGGKLVFHCPGGRNRKNYSFTNAEVRRIDRENQRLLRELSRHSPGPRPGSTARKTSYVAHKSPFSRLSHSALNRQREQQRIERENLALLKRLESVKPTPGLKRSEQLEDYQRHIGYAGAPSYSVCMSTAKKERSTSKTPSGPRMASSAHHSSRAVSTTTDSGKTPVPRSKNN
- the cfap97 gene encoding cilia- and flagella-associated protein 97 isoform X1 translates to MFSPGELEGEVDHSFFDSDCDDSSRDGGEQLEKSLKAEKESPPAHESLHAKQTENTKSGWSLRTDGTKKNLKPVSNRAERKENSCQSKEEEKSRQSAVSSVACTSDKAINNSSDSEEDSSLRSKRPKGTFMASLAEAREVDNKDMYSQSPNESEEEALPSKLPGLKGRNKQSPKKLIRNRGTRSPSPTSTESSVDIDSESSSSSSNGRSSLESPTFPRPNKPSVSPGGRGTRVGSAESQDVPIGRTEESEDTVTDVSPLSSPDFSPLQSLDLNHTEAEEGSLKEQQQQERVPSSGLSDMHQDVDSDQDVDECSLSSESQLGGKLVFHCPGGRNRKNYSFTNAEVRRIDRENQRLLRELSRHSPGPRPGSTARKTSYVAHKSPFSRLSHSALNRQREQQRIERENLALLKRLESVKPTPGLKRSEQLEDYQRHIGYAGAPSYSVCMSTAKKERSTSKTPSAGPRMASSAHHSSRAVSTTTDSGKTPVPRSKNN